In one Populus nigra chromosome 12, ddPopNigr1.1, whole genome shotgun sequence genomic region, the following are encoded:
- the LOC133669454 gene encoding uncharacterized protein At1g24485-like, with translation MASCLVFLLLAFFAFSANADVFIDCGASDVYTDGNSIVWMGDSDMFQDSQAEVVQSSKTMSPVMSTLTVFTTRKKNCYSFSENKGNPLLVRASFFYGNYDKKSSPPSFDMHIDGNDWATVKTSLDQLVYYEVVYVSKGDTTSICLAQTQPNQFPFISALEVRNLDSKMYNYLDPNYALFLRSRVAYGAKETVRLPDDAYDRIWVPATVDSGITSVASDAITIDVVNAPDNPPQAVLQNAITISSTSDSISINPGFPDQEVSIYMNLYFSEVTQLDTTQNRSFKAYIDKKPVSDPIIPPYGEVTETFINFTASSNTSFSLAANPDSTLPPLVNAMEVFYISDHLTDGTNSKDVEGLSELQKVFSDALQEWSGDPCLPSPYTWEWISCSNDTIPRITALDLSNFDLSGELPDFSSMDALVTINLQNSSINGLIPDFLGSLPNLKELNLADNYFSGTIPPSISTNKKLKLVVSGNPYLCVSGKSCQPTSTDGTTSSSIPSGRRKKSNKLPVILGTTIPIFVIFWAIVGFIVHHKRKTAAIIAITTGQTGGAKRRSGANNTRFEAVINEINVNIQDQTTTENDNQSDPQQ, from the exons ATGGCTAGCTGCCTTGTGTTCCTCCTCTTAGCCTTCTTTGCTTTTTCAGCAAATGCAGATg TTTTCATTGATTGTGGAGCATCTGATGTTTACACGGACGGAAATTCGATAGTATGGATGGGAGATAGCGACATGTTCCAGGACAGCCAGGCTGAAGTGGTGCAGTCTAGCAAGACAATGTCACCTGTAATGAGCACTCTTACGGTGTTCACAACTCGGAAAAAGAATTGTTACTCTTTCTCTGAGAACAAGGGCAATCCACTTCTTGTTCGTGCCAGCTTCTTCTATGGAAACTATGACAAAAAATCATCTCCTCCATCTTTCGATATGCATATTGATGGAAACGACTGGGCCACGGTCAAGACCTCACTTGATCAGCTTGTATATTATGAAGTAGTCTATGTTTCCAAAGGCGATACAACCAGCATCTGTCTTGCCCAAACACAGCCTAACCAGTTTCCATTTATATCAGCACTTGAGGTTAGGAACTTGGATTCAAAAATGTATAACTATCTTGATCCGAACTATGCACTGTTTTTAAGGTCAAGGGTTGCTTATGGTGCTAAGGAAACAGTAAG GCTCCCGGATGATGCTTATGATCGCATTTGGGTTCCAGCAACAGTTGATAGCGGGATAACTTCGGTCGCAAGCGATGCAATAACCATTGATGTTGTTAATGCACCGGATAATCCTCCACAAGCAGTCTTGCAGAATGCTATTACAATCTCAAGCACGTCAGATTCTATCAGTATAAATCCTGGTTTTCCAGATCAAGAAGTTTCAATATACATGAACTTGTATTTCTCTGAAGTGACCCAGCTCGATACCACCCAAAACAGGTCCTTTAAGGCTTACATCGATAAAAAGCCCGTATCAGATCCCATTATCCCACCTTATGGAGAAGTGACAGAAACGTTTATTAACTTCACAGCTTCTTCAAACACCTCGTTTTCGTTGGCTGCCAACCCTGATTCTACACTTCCTCCACTTGTCAATGCCATGGAAGTCTTTTATATTAGCGACCACCTAACAGATGGAACCAATAGCAAAGATG TGGAAGGCTTAAGTGAACTCCAAAAAGTATTCAGTGATGCATTACAAGAATGGTCTGGTGATCCATGTCTTCCTTCTCCATACACATGGGAATGGATTAGTTGTAGCAATGATACCATACCTCGCATAACGGCATT GGACCTTAGCAACTTTGATCTTTCAGGGGAACTTCCGGATTTTAGCTCCATGGATGCCCTTGTGACAAT CAATTTGCAGAATAGCAGCATAAACGGACTTATTCCAGATTTCCTTGGCTCCTTACCTAACCTCAAAGAACT GAACTTGGCAGATAATTACTTCAGTGGAACAATTCCTCCATCAATATCAACGAATAAGAAGCTGAAATTAGT GGTATCAGGCAATCCATACTTGTGTGTCTCCGGCAAGTCCTGTCAGCCAACTAGTACTGATGGCACTACCAGTTCATCAATTCCTTCAGGTCGCAGAAAAAAGAGTAACAAGCTTCCAGTGATACTTGGAACCACAATTCCAATCTTCGTAATTTTCTGGGCTATTGTGGGATTTATTGTGCACCACAAGAGAAAAACAGCAGCCATAATCGCAATCACCACAG GACAAACTGGCGGTGCCAAAAGGCGTAGTGGTGCCAACAACACGAGATTTGAAGCGGTGATTAATGAGATCAATGTTAACATCCAAGACCAAACAACGACAGAGAATGACAATCAATCCGATCCACAGCAATGA
- the LOC133669371 gene encoding cationic amino acid transporter 1-like, translated as MGGVQGDRGEGIKKRGCSCTKDDFLPEESFRSWTNYVHAIRQTPVRFSDRLLTRSLDSTELNEIKSRSEHDMKKNLTWWDLMWFGVGAVVGAGIFVLTGLEARENTGPAVVLSYVVSGVSAMLSVFCYTEFAVEIPVAGGSFAYLRVELGDFMAFIAAGNILLEYVIGGAAVARSWTSYFATLCNHQPDDFRIIAHSLPDDYGHLDPIAVVVSFLICVLAVLSTKGSSRFNYITSIMHVAVIVFIIIAGLTKADRGNYKPFMPYDVRGIFVGSAVLFFAYVGFDAVSTMAEETENPARDIPIGLLGSMTIVTVAYCLLSATLCLMVPYKQLDGEAAFSSAFDYVGLNWAKYIVALCALAGMTTALLVSAVGQARYLTHIARTHMMPPWLAHVNAKTGTPVNATVIMLGATAIVAFFTKLNILSNLLSISTLFIFTLVAVALLVRRYYVSGVTTPVNHIKFIMCIATILGSSTATSIIWGLGGDGWVGYVITVPIWFLGTLALKVLVPQARDPKLWGVPLVPWLPSASIFINIFLLGSIDKASFERFGVWTGILLIYYFLFGLHASYDTAKESGEHKAADGWKKMEEGVVSSQVEPESVNANNAN; from the exons ATGGGAGGAGTACAAGGAGACAGAGGTGAAGGAATCAAGAAGCGAGGATGCTCTTGCACGAAAGATGATTTTCTCCCCGAGGAGTCTTTCCGAAGCTGGACAAATTATGTCCACGCAATCAGGCAAACTCCTGTGCGGTTTAGCGACAGGCTCCTGACTAGATCCCTGGACTCCACTGAGCTCAACGAGATCAAGTCCCGGAGTGAGCATGATATGAAGAAGAACCTTACTTGGTGGGACCTTATGTGGTTTGGTGTCGGCGCAGTGGTTGGCGCCGGCATCTTCGTGCTCACGGGACTGGAAGCACGTGAAAACACCGGCCCTGCTGTAGTATTGTCTTACGTTGTTTCGGGTGTTTCAGCCATGCTTTCTGTTTTCTGTTACACAGAATTTGCTGTGGAAATTCCTGTTGCAG GTGGTTCATTTGCTTACCTGAGGGTAGAGTTAGGTGATTTCATGGCCTTCATTGCCGCTGGGAACATCCTTCTGGAGTATGTTATTGGTGGTGCTGCTGTGGCCCGGTCATGGACATCCTACTTTGCCACCCTCTGCAACCACCAACCTGATGATTTCCGCATTATAGCCCACAGCCTTCCTGATGACTATGGCCACCTTGATCCTATTGctgttgttgtttcttttctcatttgCGTTCTTGCAGTGCTTAGCACCAAAGGCTCGTCGCGCTTTAATTACATTACTTCAATTATGCACGTTGCAGTGATTGTCTTCATCATTATTGCTGGCCTTACTAAAGCAGATAGAGGAAACTATAAACCATTTATGCCATATGATGTCCGTGGTATTTTTGTTGGTTCGGCTGTGCTTTTCTTTGCTTATGTTGGATTTGATGCTGTTTCCACAATGGCTGAAGAAACTGAAAATCCTGCTCGAGACATCCCTATTGGACTTCTGGGCTCAATGACAATAGTTACAGTGGCATATTGTTTGCTATCAGCAACACTGTGCCTAATGGTGCCATACAAGCAGCTCGATGGAGAAGCTGCATTTTCTTCTGCATTTGACTATGTTGGTTTAAACTGGGCAAAGTACATTGTCGCTTTATGTGCATTGGCAGGCATGACCACGGCTTTGCTCGTTTCAGCTGTCGGTCAGGCTCGGTATCTCACACACATTGCACGAACTCACATGATGCCCCCGTGGTTAGCTCATGTCAACGCAAAGACTGGGACACCAGTAAATGCCACCGTTATTATGCTCGGCGCAACAGCTATCGTTGCCTTTTTCACAAAGCTTAACATTTTGTCCAACCTTCTTTCCATCTCCACATTATTTATCTTCACACTTGTGGCCGTGGCACTTCTCGTGCGTCGCTACTATGTCAGCGGCGTCACTACACCAGTCAATCATATAAAGTTCATTATGTGCATTGCGACTATTCTTGGCTCTTCAACTGCTACCAGTATCATTTGGGGACTGGGTGGAGATGGTTGGGTTGGGTATGTGATTACAGTACCAATTTGGTTCTTGGGTACTCTAGCACTCAAGGTTCTTGTTCCACAAGCAAGGGATCCTAAATTATGGGGAGTCCCATTGGTGCCATGGTTGCCATCTGcttccatttttattaacatttttcttttggGATCAATAGATAAGGCATCATTTGAGAGATTTGGTGTGTGGACTGGTATTTTATTGATATACTATTTCCTATTTGGATTGCACGCCTCCTATGACACTGCTAAGGAATCTGGGGAGCATAAGGCTGCTGATGGCTGGAAGAAGATGGAAGAGGGGGTTGTGTCATCACAAGTTGAGCCAGAGAGTGTAAATGCTAACAATGCCAATTGA
- the LOC133669069 gene encoding uncharacterized protein LOC133669069, producing the protein MGREVSESCIDSLLTEMVSSYCNRFYSNTPELAARRIEAIGYQVGHQLSERYTMERPRFTDHLEAIKFICKDFWSELFKKQIDNLKTNHRGTFVLQDNKFRWLSRMSGDPSVENGTQDPESKAAQAMSMYLYFPCGIIRGALSNLGIPCAVSADISSLPACSFVIRIKV; encoded by the exons ATGGGACGAGAAGTATCAGAGAGTTGCATTGATAGTTTACTAACAGAAATGGTATCATCTTACTGCAATCGATTTTACTCTAACACTCCTGAACTCGCTGCCCGTCGGATCGAAGCTATCGGTTATCAAGTTGGGCATCAGCTCTCTGAACG gTACACAATGGAACGGCCTCGTTTTACTGATCATTTAGAGGCAATTAAGTTCATATGCAAGGACTTCTGGTCTGAGTTGTTCAAGAAACAGATCGACAACTTGAAAACAAATCACAGA GGTACATTTGTTTTGCAAGATAATAAGTTTCGATGGCTATCTCGAATGTCGGGAGATCCATCGGTTGAGAATGGAACACAAGATCCTGAAAGCAAGGCTGCACAAGCAATGAGCATGTATTTGTATTTTCCTTGTGGGATTATAAGGGGTGCACTTTCGAATTTGGGGATTCCTTGTGCTGTTTCTGCTGATATATCCAGTCTTCCGGCTT GTTCATTTGTGATCCGTATAAAGGTTTGA
- the LOC133669160 gene encoding superoxide dismutase [Cu-Zn], producing MVKAVAVLNSSEGVKGTINFTQEGDGPTTVTGSLCGLKPGLHGFHVHALGDTTNGCMSTGPHFNPVGKEHGAPEDENRHAGDLGNVTVGDDGTATVSIVDNQIPLTGPNSIVGRAVVVHADPDDLGKGGHELSKSTGNAGGRVACGVIGLQG from the exons ATGGTGAAGGCTGTTGCTGTTCTGAATAGCAGTGAAGGTGTTAAAGGCACCATCAACTTTACCCAAGAAGGAGATG GTCCAACTACTGTAACTGGAAGCCTTTGTGGTCTTAAGCCAGGCCTTCATGGCTTCCATGTTCATGCCCTTGGAGACACCACAAATGGCTGCATGTCAACTG GCCCGCATTTTAATCCTGTAGGCAAAGAGCATGGTGCCCCTGAGGATGAGAATCGTCATGCTGGTGATTTGGGAAATGTCACTGTTGGTGATGATG GCACTGCTACTGTCTCAATCGTTGACAACCAGATTCCTCTTACTGGACCAAATTCCATTGTTGGAAGGGCTGTTGTTGTTCATGCAGATCCTGATGATCTTGGCAAGG GAGGACATGAACTTAGCAAATCCACTGGTAATGCTGGTGGCAGAGTAGCATGTG GTGTTATTGGTTTGCAAGGTTGA